A window from Osmia lignaria lignaria isolate PbOS001 chromosome 8, iyOsmLign1, whole genome shotgun sequence encodes these proteins:
- the LOC117608969 gene encoding uncharacterized protein LOC117608969 isoform X5, with protein sequence MPRVTFILLVLAEASTLALLSYAFLGPRRISLRAFTTPNLEETLDLSLTLQDYHLQEVTLYAKQGRTLGSALSTQDIMALQRQEERRRQQAKQGVFSFYKKSKESSLSTDSLGGRSASPARSDETGRSSSPLQPPARPQRKRRPAPRPPVPAQAEGTEESSGDSSKDKVVISHSRNSSDSSGYHEASVLSDNPESTGRLPETLPRRNKVPTETPRKLAQTSQSSKSLGNLATVPGTLSHGISSTSISSTGLRKKRAAPPPPVTRPLSSAISSQGLERIVDSEESLTSDMDPSKPPSDISASSKANSDIEERPKASSDIGVTTIPTKLSSTVDFTKSDCPNADAELKSSKSDIETRHRSGFVNVKSSNTVAGNPTPIEDAPVDARVSRKRVGEPVPLPKPRKAAPRPVVPKRKLAPSFPPSNTLSSGSDNVERLLNAGTNPSIDVSSTDASSEVVQSSTNFEEKLETASNCSTSESEVFLTPGVDQSEATFDYNSVILKENEVESLTAVQTDNKEEEVCSSKEKNIENPSTAKGSSNQEKKLCAVISTIPKCEVLNALNVDNTKTQNKEKEGIKDPKRTRIPRTASKSNDFETNSLERQRRHLTSQLEDITFALNLNVASNVGLLSDRSEKFQGNVQQLEEKQNNCSQGVGGGKSHPEMNASDKEFSETDVLLQKVSDTLSNSLPVSNEKASTETKSKINIPKDTDQKNKDIDSADSSNSTNAMNLTANSQQDTSDYVSAADEDLSIAEWEYQLPAPPSAFRDSSSPVFDNFDEITPSSEITKDSKIKEPEFSGTNDPKDSLKEHHPKKQESKETLKKEATHEKVFKRVESSMKKEVINELENKISSLPQTAKDVDSRRASSNSSAPKVAPVDNTLSNFTITTYTRQKNLNIFEEVEQQSRKKNTDERFVRSFATLSRNQDRDLTDFSSGTLQEKKQEPKINRTETLQRWQTNNEKSNIQRSKSYLSVCDKAKFQGGTCEDDDKNSAELEMDAGMKKATSINSLNSTAVRSNEKFSRWRDNILKRQEEPTKESQLQSVQVLKSILPQLKSAQQAEENVSKELNNTVLQEKTRPETTTSNEHSMELNVVSTRDSQAAPSNKKPEFKKLPSETSAKRYTYSGPPAISLGSWSDRPNINVQIKKDTDYKFGASKSNRTVVDINGSKEETNGSNMEDTVKSQRSKFEIADRREPNELTKKLITHTTASGFKKPVLNKVNSESKTVSDKPVVTGVELKKSFLENKQDDSVIDTTPMNFKELSKAFDQEVYLRPKPKRINVNRRSDLQLERDSSKQNGHANSDQCSTNGFQDHSKVKRFTTIVGMQPQNQTNLAFRNAINGKCNPPMPVVKGFKISNVKIEGSQENQNNLLKERSKELNGDSQPPKPPTMPVITGVTLKSTRPKSMPVQMDSRDMLLESIRNFGGRENLKNAAERC encoded by the exons ATGCCTCGCGTTACTTTCATCCTGCTCGTCCTCGCGGAAGCGTCAACTCTCGCGTTGCTCTCATACGCGTTCCTTGGACCTAGAAGAATCTCTCTTAGGGCCTTTACGACTC CAAACTTGGAGGAGACCCTGGACTTGTCGCTGACCCTGCAGGATTACCACCTACAGGAAGTTACCCTGTATGCAAAGCAAGGAAGAACATTGGGCTCCGCTCTGAGTACCCAGGACATAATGGCTCTGCAGAGGCAAGAAGAGCGTCGCAGGCAGCAGGCGAAACAGGGTGTATTTAGCTTTTACAAGAAGTCGAAGGAGAGCTCTCTGAGCACCGACAGCCTGGGCGGGCGTAGCGCGTCCCCTGCTAGAAGCGACGAGACCGGGAGAAGCTCGAGTCCTCTTCAACCACCTGCCAGGCCTCAGAGGAAACGGAGACCCGCGCCAAGGCCACCTGTTCCGGCTCAAGCTGAG gGCACAGAAGAGAGCTCTGGAGATTCCAGCAAGGACAAAGTGGTCATCAGTCACAGTCGCAACAGCAGCGACAGTTCTGGATACCATGAAGCCTCTGTTCTAAGCGATAACCCAGAATCTACTGGAAGACTTCCAGAAACTTTACCCAGGAGAAATAAAGTTCCAACGGAGACGCCGAGAAAGCTGGCGCAGACGTCTCAGTCTAGCAAAAGTCTGGGAAACTTGGCCACTGTGCCTGGCACGCTTAGCCATGGAATTAGCAGCACCTCTATAAGTTCCACAG GATTAAGAAAGAAGAGGGCGGCACCTCCTCCGCCGGTAACCAGGCCCTTGTCATCCGCAATCTCCTCCCAAGGATTAGAGCGCATCGTCGACTCCGAAGAGTCGTTAACATCCGACATGGATCCCTCCAAACCTCCTTCCGACATCAGTGCATCCTCCAAAGCAAACTCGGACATCGAGGAACGTCCAAAGGCCAGCTCCGACATCGGAGTGACCACCATACCCACGAAACTCTCGTCCACGGTTGATTTCACCAAATCAGACTGTCCAAACGCGGACGCAGAGCTGAAGAGCAGCAAGTCAGACATCGAAACGCGTCATAGATCAGGATTCGTGAACGTTAAGTCGTCGAACACGGTGGCTGGAAATCCCACACCTATAGAAGACGCTCCTGTAGACGCTAGAGTATCGCGAAAGAGAG TTGGAGAACCTGTTCCACTTCCAAAGCCTAGAAAAGCAGCCCCGCGACCCGTGGTGCCAAAACGCAAGCTAGCACCGTCTTTTCCACCGAGTAACACCCTCAGTAGTGGCTCCGACAATGTAGAGCGCCTGTTGAACGCTGGCACAAACCCCAGCATCGATGTTTCTTCGACTGACGCGAGTTCAGAGGTCGTTCAGAGTTCTACAAACTTTGAAGAAAAGCTAGAAACAGCTTCCAATTGTTCCACCAGCGAGAGTGAAGTATTTCTGACGCCTGGAGTTGATCAGAGTGAAGCAACCTTTGATTACAACTCTGTAATTCTGAAAGAAAATGAAGTTGAATCATTGACTGCTGTACAGACAGATAATAAAGAAGAGGAGGTATGCAGCAGCAAAGAAAAGAATATAGAAAATCCTTCAACAGCGAAAGGCAGTTCTAATCAAGAGAAGAAACTGTGCGCTGTGATTTCAACGATACCAAAGTGTGAAGTACTGAATGCGCTGAATGTTGACAATACGAAGACTCAGAACAAAGAGAAGGAAGGTATAAAAGACCCAAAGCGAACCAGAATCCCTAGAACAGCATCAAAGTCGAATGATTTTGAGACAAACTCTCTGGAAAGGCAAAGGAGACATTTGACGTCCCAGTTGGAAGATATCACATTTGCTTTGAACTTGAATGTGGCGTCTAATGTTGGCTTATTGTCTGACCGGTCAGAAAAGTTTCAGGGAAATGTGCAGCAGCTGGAGGAGAAGCAGAACAATTGTTCCCAGGGTGTGGGTGGAGGAAAGTCTCATCCTGAAATGAATGCATCAG ATAAAGAATTCTCAGAAACGGATGTTTTACTGCAGAAGGTGTCCGACACCCTCTCCAACTCTTTACCAGTTTCCAACGAAAAGGCTTCAACTGAAACAAAGTCAAAAATAAACATCCCCAAAGACACGGATCAAAAGAACAAGGACATTGATTCTGCGGATAGCTCAAACTCCACTAACGCTATGAATCTGACTGCAAATTCCCAGCAAGATACATCAGACTACGTATCAGCTGCGGATGAAGACCTGTCCATAGCTGAATGGGAATACCAGCTTCCAGCTCCACCAAGTGCCTTCCGGGACAGCTCTTCTCCAGTGTTCGACAATTTTGATGAGATCACTCCATCCTCTGAGATTACAAAGGATTCTAAGATCAAGGAACCTGAATTTTCAGGTACCAATGATCCAAAGGATTCTTTGAAAGAACATCATCCAAAGAAGCAAGAAAGCAAAGAGACTCTAAAGAAAGAAGCAACTCATGAAAAAGTATTCAAACGAGTTGAATCAAGCATGAAGAAAGAAGTGATCAACGAATTGGAGAACAAAATTAGTAGCTTACCTCAGACTGCAAAGGATGTGGACTCAAGGAGAGCATCGAGTAACTCTTCAGCTCCTAAGGTAGCCCCTGTAGACAATACCCTGTCGAATTTCACTATCACAACGTACACCAGACAGAAGAATCTGAACATATTCGAAGAAGTAGAGCAACAATCTCGTAAGAAGAACACGGACGAGAGATTCGTCAGGTCGTTTGCAACCCTGTCCAGGAACCAGGACAGAGATCTGACGGATTTCAGTTCAGGAACATTGCAGGAGAAGAAACAGGAACCAAAGATAAACAGAACAGAGACGTTGCAAAGGTGGCAGACCAACAATGAGAAAAGCAATATCCAACGATCAAAGAGTTACTTATCTGTATGCGACAAGGCCAAGTTCCAAGGAGGCACTTGTGAAGATGATGATAAAAATAGCGCTGAGTTGGAGATGGATGCTGGTATGAAGAAAGCGACCAGCATTAACAGCTTGAATTCAACTGCAGTCAGGAGCAACGAGAAATTCTCAAGGTGGAGGGATAACATTCTGAAGCGGCAAGAAGAACCTACCAAAGAAAGTCAACTGCAATCTGTACAG GTGCTGAAGAGCATTTTGCCGCAGTTGAAAAGTGCTCAACAGGCGGAGGAAAATGTGTCCAAAGAATTGAATAATACAGTATTACAGGAGAAAACGAG ACCGGAAACTACTACATCTAACGAACATTCGATGGAATTAAACGTAGTTTCAACTCGTGATTCTCAAGCAGCACCGAGCAACAAGAAACCAGAATTCAAGAAGTTGCCATCAGAAACAAGTGCAAAACGGTACACCTATTCAGGACCCCCTGCGATATCCTTAGGCAGCTGGTCAGATCGACCCAATATTAACGTTCAGATTAAAAAGGACACAGATTACAAATTTGGAGCAAGTAAGAGCAACAGAACTGTTGTAGATATAAATGGCAGTAAGGAAGAGACGAATGGTTCTAACATGGAAGATACTGTTAAATCACAGAGGAGTAAGTTTGAAATTGCAGATAGAAGAGAACCTAATGAATTGACTAAGAAACTGATCACTCATACCACAGCGTCTGGCTTCAAGAAGCCAGTATTGAATAAAGTCAATTCAGAGTCAAAAACTGTAAGCGATAAACCTGTGGTGACAGGTGTAGAGCTGAAGAAAAGCTTCCTGGAAAATAAACAAGATGACAGTGTTATAGACACCACGCCTATGAACTTCAAAGAATTGTCCAAAGCGTTTGATCAGGAGGTCTATCTGCGACCAAAACCAAAACGTATCAATGTAAACCGACGCTCGGATCTTCAATTGGAAAGAGATTCCAGTAAACAGAACGGACACGCTAATTCTGATCAGTGTTCAACGAACGGCTTCCAAGACCATTCTAAAGTTAAGAGGTTCACCACAATAGTAGGCATGCAACCTCAAAATCAAACTAACCTCGCTTTCAGAAACGCCATCAATGGTAAATGCAATCCGCCCATGCCTGTTGTAAAAGGATTCAAGATAtcgaatgtaaaaattgaagggAGTCAGGAAAATcagaataatttattgaaagaaaGGTCCAAGGAATTGAACGGTGATTCCCAACCTCCAAAACCTCCTACGATGCCTGTCATCACAGGTGTTACGTTGAAAAGTACCAGACCAAAATCTATGCCTGTTCAAATGGACTCGAGGGACATGTTGTTGGAATCTATTAGGAATTTTGGTGGTCGAGAGAATTTGAAGAAC GCTGCGGAAAGGTGTTAA
- the LOC117608969 gene encoding uncharacterized protein LOC117608969 isoform X6, protein MALQRQEERRRQQAKQGVFSFYKKSKESSLSTDSLGGRSASPARSDETGRSSSPLQPPARPQRKRRPAPRPPVPAQAEGTEESSGDSSKDKVVISHSRNSSDSSGYHEASVLSDNPESTGRLPETLPRRNKVPTETPRKLAQTSQSSKSLGNLATVPGTLSHGISSTSISSTGLRKKRAAPPPPVTRPLSSAISSQGLERIVDSEESLTSDMDPSKPPSDISASSKANSDIEERPKASSDIGVTTIPTKLSSTVDFTKSDCPNADAELKSSKSDIETRHRSGFVNVKSSNTVAGNPTPIEDAPVDARVSRKRVGEPVPLPKPRKAAPRPVVPKRKLAPSFPPSNTLSSGSDNVERLLNAGTNPSIDVSSTDASSEVVQSSTNFEEKLETASNCSTSESEVFLTPGVDQSEATFDYNSVILKENEVESLTAVQTDNKEEEVCSSKEKNIENPSTAKGSSNQEKKLCAVISTIPKCEVLNALNVDNTKTQNKEKEGIKDPKRTRIPRTASKSNDFETNSLERQRRHLTSQLEDITFALNLNVASNVGLLSDRSEKFQGNVQQLEEKQNNCSQGVGGGKSHPEMNASDKEFSETDVLLQKVSDTLSNSLPVSNEKASTETKSKINIPKDTDQKNKDIDSADSSNSTNAMNLTANSQQDTSDYVSAADEDLSIAEWEYQLPAPPSAFRDSSSPVFDNFDEITPSSEITKDSKIKEPEFSGTNDPKDSLKEHHPKKQESKETLKKEATHEKVFKRVESSMKKEVINELENKISSLPQTAKDVDSRRASSNSSAPKVAPVDNTLSNFTITTYTRQKNLNIFEEVEQQSRKKNTDERFVRSFATLSRNQDRDLTDFSSGTLQEKKQEPKINRTETLQRWQTNNEKSNIQRSKSYLSVCDKAKFQGGTCEDDDKNSAELEMDAGMKKATSINSLNSTAVRSNEKFSRWRDNILKRQEEPTKESQLQSVQVLKSILPQLKSAQQAEENVSKELNNTVLQEKTRPETTTSNEHSMELNVVSTRDSQAAPSNKKPEFKKLPSETSAKRYTYSGPPAISLGSWSDRPNINVQIKKDTDYKFGASKSNRTVVDINGSKEETNGSNMEDTVKSQRSKFEIADRREPNELTKKLITHTTASGFKKPVLNKVNSESKTVSDKPVVTGVELKKSFLENKQDDSVIDTTPMNFKELSKAFDQEVYLRPKPKRINVNRRSDLQLERDSSKQNGHANSDQCSTNGFQDHSKVKRFTTIVGMQPQNQTNLAFRNAINGKCNPPMPVVKGFKISNVKIEGSQENQNNLLKERSKELNGDSQPPKPPTMPVITGVTLKSTRPKSMPVQMDSRDMLLESIRNFGGRENLKNAAERC, encoded by the exons ATGGCTCTGCAGAGGCAAGAAGAGCGTCGCAGGCAGCAGGCGAAACAGGGTGTATTTAGCTTTTACAAGAAGTCGAAGGAGAGCTCTCTGAGCACCGACAGCCTGGGCGGGCGTAGCGCGTCCCCTGCTAGAAGCGACGAGACCGGGAGAAGCTCGAGTCCTCTTCAACCACCTGCCAGGCCTCAGAGGAAACGGAGACCCGCGCCAAGGCCACCTGTTCCGGCTCAAGCTGAG gGCACAGAAGAGAGCTCTGGAGATTCCAGCAAGGACAAAGTGGTCATCAGTCACAGTCGCAACAGCAGCGACAGTTCTGGATACCATGAAGCCTCTGTTCTAAGCGATAACCCAGAATCTACTGGAAGACTTCCAGAAACTTTACCCAGGAGAAATAAAGTTCCAACGGAGACGCCGAGAAAGCTGGCGCAGACGTCTCAGTCTAGCAAAAGTCTGGGAAACTTGGCCACTGTGCCTGGCACGCTTAGCCATGGAATTAGCAGCACCTCTATAAGTTCCACAG GATTAAGAAAGAAGAGGGCGGCACCTCCTCCGCCGGTAACCAGGCCCTTGTCATCCGCAATCTCCTCCCAAGGATTAGAGCGCATCGTCGACTCCGAAGAGTCGTTAACATCCGACATGGATCCCTCCAAACCTCCTTCCGACATCAGTGCATCCTCCAAAGCAAACTCGGACATCGAGGAACGTCCAAAGGCCAGCTCCGACATCGGAGTGACCACCATACCCACGAAACTCTCGTCCACGGTTGATTTCACCAAATCAGACTGTCCAAACGCGGACGCAGAGCTGAAGAGCAGCAAGTCAGACATCGAAACGCGTCATAGATCAGGATTCGTGAACGTTAAGTCGTCGAACACGGTGGCTGGAAATCCCACACCTATAGAAGACGCTCCTGTAGACGCTAGAGTATCGCGAAAGAGAG TTGGAGAACCTGTTCCACTTCCAAAGCCTAGAAAAGCAGCCCCGCGACCCGTGGTGCCAAAACGCAAGCTAGCACCGTCTTTTCCACCGAGTAACACCCTCAGTAGTGGCTCCGACAATGTAGAGCGCCTGTTGAACGCTGGCACAAACCCCAGCATCGATGTTTCTTCGACTGACGCGAGTTCAGAGGTCGTTCAGAGTTCTACAAACTTTGAAGAAAAGCTAGAAACAGCTTCCAATTGTTCCACCAGCGAGAGTGAAGTATTTCTGACGCCTGGAGTTGATCAGAGTGAAGCAACCTTTGATTACAACTCTGTAATTCTGAAAGAAAATGAAGTTGAATCATTGACTGCTGTACAGACAGATAATAAAGAAGAGGAGGTATGCAGCAGCAAAGAAAAGAATATAGAAAATCCTTCAACAGCGAAAGGCAGTTCTAATCAAGAGAAGAAACTGTGCGCTGTGATTTCAACGATACCAAAGTGTGAAGTACTGAATGCGCTGAATGTTGACAATACGAAGACTCAGAACAAAGAGAAGGAAGGTATAAAAGACCCAAAGCGAACCAGAATCCCTAGAACAGCATCAAAGTCGAATGATTTTGAGACAAACTCTCTGGAAAGGCAAAGGAGACATTTGACGTCCCAGTTGGAAGATATCACATTTGCTTTGAACTTGAATGTGGCGTCTAATGTTGGCTTATTGTCTGACCGGTCAGAAAAGTTTCAGGGAAATGTGCAGCAGCTGGAGGAGAAGCAGAACAATTGTTCCCAGGGTGTGGGTGGAGGAAAGTCTCATCCTGAAATGAATGCATCAG ATAAAGAATTCTCAGAAACGGATGTTTTACTGCAGAAGGTGTCCGACACCCTCTCCAACTCTTTACCAGTTTCCAACGAAAAGGCTTCAACTGAAACAAAGTCAAAAATAAACATCCCCAAAGACACGGATCAAAAGAACAAGGACATTGATTCTGCGGATAGCTCAAACTCCACTAACGCTATGAATCTGACTGCAAATTCCCAGCAAGATACATCAGACTACGTATCAGCTGCGGATGAAGACCTGTCCATAGCTGAATGGGAATACCAGCTTCCAGCTCCACCAAGTGCCTTCCGGGACAGCTCTTCTCCAGTGTTCGACAATTTTGATGAGATCACTCCATCCTCTGAGATTACAAAGGATTCTAAGATCAAGGAACCTGAATTTTCAGGTACCAATGATCCAAAGGATTCTTTGAAAGAACATCATCCAAAGAAGCAAGAAAGCAAAGAGACTCTAAAGAAAGAAGCAACTCATGAAAAAGTATTCAAACGAGTTGAATCAAGCATGAAGAAAGAAGTGATCAACGAATTGGAGAACAAAATTAGTAGCTTACCTCAGACTGCAAAGGATGTGGACTCAAGGAGAGCATCGAGTAACTCTTCAGCTCCTAAGGTAGCCCCTGTAGACAATACCCTGTCGAATTTCACTATCACAACGTACACCAGACAGAAGAATCTGAACATATTCGAAGAAGTAGAGCAACAATCTCGTAAGAAGAACACGGACGAGAGATTCGTCAGGTCGTTTGCAACCCTGTCCAGGAACCAGGACAGAGATCTGACGGATTTCAGTTCAGGAACATTGCAGGAGAAGAAACAGGAACCAAAGATAAACAGAACAGAGACGTTGCAAAGGTGGCAGACCAACAATGAGAAAAGCAATATCCAACGATCAAAGAGTTACTTATCTGTATGCGACAAGGCCAAGTTCCAAGGAGGCACTTGTGAAGATGATGATAAAAATAGCGCTGAGTTGGAGATGGATGCTGGTATGAAGAAAGCGACCAGCATTAACAGCTTGAATTCAACTGCAGTCAGGAGCAACGAGAAATTCTCAAGGTGGAGGGATAACATTCTGAAGCGGCAAGAAGAACCTACCAAAGAAAGTCAACTGCAATCTGTACAG GTGCTGAAGAGCATTTTGCCGCAGTTGAAAAGTGCTCAACAGGCGGAGGAAAATGTGTCCAAAGAATTGAATAATACAGTATTACAGGAGAAAACGAG ACCGGAAACTACTACATCTAACGAACATTCGATGGAATTAAACGTAGTTTCAACTCGTGATTCTCAAGCAGCACCGAGCAACAAGAAACCAGAATTCAAGAAGTTGCCATCAGAAACAAGTGCAAAACGGTACACCTATTCAGGACCCCCTGCGATATCCTTAGGCAGCTGGTCAGATCGACCCAATATTAACGTTCAGATTAAAAAGGACACAGATTACAAATTTGGAGCAAGTAAGAGCAACAGAACTGTTGTAGATATAAATGGCAGTAAGGAAGAGACGAATGGTTCTAACATGGAAGATACTGTTAAATCACAGAGGAGTAAGTTTGAAATTGCAGATAGAAGAGAACCTAATGAATTGACTAAGAAACTGATCACTCATACCACAGCGTCTGGCTTCAAGAAGCCAGTATTGAATAAAGTCAATTCAGAGTCAAAAACTGTAAGCGATAAACCTGTGGTGACAGGTGTAGAGCTGAAGAAAAGCTTCCTGGAAAATAAACAAGATGACAGTGTTATAGACACCACGCCTATGAACTTCAAAGAATTGTCCAAAGCGTTTGATCAGGAGGTCTATCTGCGACCAAAACCAAAACGTATCAATGTAAACCGACGCTCGGATCTTCAATTGGAAAGAGATTCCAGTAAACAGAACGGACACGCTAATTCTGATCAGTGTTCAACGAACGGCTTCCAAGACCATTCTAAAGTTAAGAGGTTCACCACAATAGTAGGCATGCAACCTCAAAATCAAACTAACCTCGCTTTCAGAAACGCCATCAATGGTAAATGCAATCCGCCCATGCCTGTTGTAAAAGGATTCAAGATAtcgaatgtaaaaattgaagggAGTCAGGAAAATcagaataatttattgaaagaaaGGTCCAAGGAATTGAACGGTGATTCCCAACCTCCAAAACCTCCTACGATGCCTGTCATCACAGGTGTTACGTTGAAAAGTACCAGACCAAAATCTATGCCTGTTCAAATGGACTCGAGGGACATGTTGTTGGAATCTATTAGGAATTTTGGTGGTCGAGAGAATTTGAAGAAC GCTGCGGAAAGGTGTTAA